The window CCGAGATGATCCAGAATCTCGGCGCGGCCGCCGGCGAGCCCGTCACCGTCTCCTTCACCCCGACCCTCGCCCCGATGCCCCGCGGCATCCTCGCCACCTGCACGGCCAAGGCCCGCGAGGGCGTCACCGCCGAGTCCGTACGCGCCGCGTACGAGAAGGCCTACGCCGACGAACCGTTCGTGCATCTGCTGCCCGAGGGCCAGTGGCCCGCGACCGCGTCCGTCCACGGTTCCAACGCCGTTCAGGTGCAGGTCGCGTTCGACGCGGCCGCGCACCGCATCATCGCGATCAGCGCCATCGACAACCTCACCAAGGGCACCGCGGGCGGTGCCCTCCAGAGCATGAACATCGCCCTCGGGCTCGACGAGGCCACCGGCCTTTCCACGATCGGAGTCGCACCGTGAGTGTCACCGCCGCCAAGGGGTTCACCGCCTCCGGCATCGCCGCCGGGATCAAGGAGAACGGCAACCCGGACCTCGCCCTCGTGGTCAACAACGGGCCCGAACTGGCCGCGGCGGGCGTCTTCACCTCCAACCGTGTGAAGGCCGCGCCGGTGCTCTGGTCCGAGCAGGTGCTGAAGGGCGGACTGGTCTCCGCCGTGATCCTCAACTCCGGTGGCGCCAACGCCTGTACGGGTCCCAAGGGCTTCCAGGACACGCACGCGACCGCCGAGAAGGTGGCCGAGGTGCTCGGGCAGAACGCCGGCGAGGTCGCCGTCGCGTCGACCGGGCTCATCGGCCTGCTGCTCCCGATGGACAAGCTCCTGCCGGGAGTTGAGCAGGCGGCCGCCCAACTCTCCGAGCACGGCGGCGAGAAGGCCGCCATCGCCATCAAGACCACCGACAGCGTCCACAAGACCTCCGTGGTCACCGGCACCGGCTGGACCGTCGGCGGCATGGCCAAGGGCGCGGGCATGCTCGCCCCCGGCCTTGCCACGATGCTCGTCGTCCTCACCACGGACGCCGCCGTCGAGAGCGACGCCCTCGACAGGGCCCTGCGCGCCGCGACCCGCACGACCTTCGACCGGGTCGACTCCGACGGCTGCATGTCGACCAACGACACCGTGCTGCTGCTCGCCTCCGGGGCATCCCAAGTCACCCCGGACGAGACGGAGTTCGCCGAGGCCGTACGGAAGGTCTGTGACGATCTCGGTCAGCAGCTGATCCGGGACGCCGAGGGCGCCAGCAAGGACATCAAGGTCGAGGTGGTCAACGCGGCGAGCGAGGACGACGCCGTCGAGGTGGGCCGCTCCATCGCCCGCAACAACCTCCTCAAGTGCGCGATCCACGGCGAGGACCCCAACTGGGGCCGCGTGCTCTCCGCCATCGGCACGACCCGAGCCGCCTTCGAGCCCGACCAGTTGAACGTGGCGATCAACGGCGTCTGGGTCTGCAAGAACGGTGGCGTCGGCGAGGACCGCGACAAGGTCGACATGCGCTACCGCGAGGTCCACATCGTCGCCGACCTCGCCGCGGGCACCGAGACCGCCACGATCTGGACCAACGACCTCACCGCCGACTACGTCCACGAGAACAGCGCGTACTCCTCATGAGCACTACCCGCAAGCACACCGCACTGCCCAAGGCGCAGATCCTCATCGAGGCGCTGCCCTGGCTGACGCGGCACAACGGCAGGACGGTCGTCATCAAGTTCGGCGGCAACGCCATGATCGACGAGGACCTGAAGGCCGCGTTCGCACAGGACGTCGTGTTCCTGCGCCAGGCCGGGCTCAAGCCCGTGGTCGTGCACGGCGGCGGCCCGCAGATCAGCGCGGCCCTGGACCGGCACGGCATCGTCAGCGAGTTCAAGGCGGGCCTGAGGGTCACCACCGAGGACGCCATGGACGTCGTACGCATGGTGCTCGCCGGACAGGTCCAGCGGGAGCTGGTCGGGCTGCTCAACCAACACGGGCCGCTCGCCGTCGGGTTGACCGGCGAGGACGCGCACACCATCACCGCCACCAGGCACCAGCCCGAGATCGACGGGGAGTTGGTCGACATCGGGCGGGTGGGCGAGATCACCGCGATCGACACGGGCGCGATCGAGGCACTGCTCGCCGACGGCCGGATCCCGGTCGTCTCGTCGATCGCCCGTAGCCAGGACGACGGACATGTCTACAACGTCAATGCTGATACGGCGGCTGCGGCACTCGCTGCGGCGCTGGGCGCCGAAACACTGATGGTCCTCACGGACGTCGAGGGACTCTACGAGGACTGGCCGAACTCCGACGAGGTCATCAGCCGGCTCACCGCGAGGGAGCTGGAGAAACTGCTGCCCGAACTGGCCAGCGGCATGGTGCCGAAGATGGAGGGCTGTCTGCACGCCGTCCGCAACGGCGTGAACACCGCCCGGGTCATCGACGGCCGGGTCCAGCACTCGATCCTGCTGGAGATCTTCACCGACGAGGGCATCGGCACGATGGTCGTGCCGGACACGGAAGCGTCGAGCAGGCAAGCGCCGAGCAGGAAAGCGCCGAACGCGCACGAGCCGCACGGGCAAGAGCCGATCAGTCATGAGCCGAACAGGCATGAGGGGGACGCCGTATGACCGCCAACGAACAGCTCACCCAGCGATGGCAGGGTGCGCTCATGGACAACTACGGCACCCCGCGGCTGCCCCTCGTCCGGGGCGCGGGCACCAAGCTGTGGGACGCCGACGGCAAGGAGTACCTGGACTTCGTCGGCGGGATCGCGGTCAACGCGCTCGGCCACGGCCACCCGGCGATCGTCGAGGCCGTCAGCCGGCAGATCGCCTCCCTCGGCCATGTCTCCAACCTCTTCGTCGCCGAGCCGCCCGTCGCGCTCGCCGAACGGCTCCTCCAGCTCTTCGGACGGGAGGGCCGGGTCTACTTCTGCAACTCGGGGGCCGAGGCCAACGAGGGCGCCTTCAAGATCGGCCGGCTCACGGGCCGCGGTCACATGGTGGCGACCGACGGCGGTTTCCACGGCCGGACCATGGGCGCGCTCGCGCTCACCGGCCAGCCGGGCAAGCGGGAGCCGTTCCTGCCGCTGCCGGGCGATGTCACGCATGTGCCGTACGGGGACCCGCAGGCGCTCGCCGCCGCCGTCACCGAGGACACCGCGCTGGTCGTCATCGAGCCGGTCCAGGGCGAGAACGGCGTGGTCGTGCCGCCGCCCGGTTACCTGAAGGCGGCCCGCGCCATCACCGCCGCCACCGGCACGCTCCTCGTCCTCGACGAGGTGCAGACGGGTGTCGGCCGGACGGGGCACTGGTTCGAGTACCAGGCCCACGAGGGTGTCCTGCCGGACATCGTCACGCTCGCCAAGGGCCTCGGCGGCGGGCTTCCGCTCGGCGCGACCGTCGCCTTCGGCCGGGCCGCGCAGCTGCTGAAGCCCGGCCACCATGGCACGACCTTCGGCGGCAACCCGGTGGCCTGCGCCGCCGGACTCGCCGTCCTCGACACGATCGAGGCGGAGGGGCTGCTGGAGAACGTGAAGCGGACGAGCGAGAAGCTGCGGGACGGAATCGAGGCGCTCGGCCACCCGCTGATCGGTCATGTCCGGGGAGCGGGCCTCCTCCTGGGTATCGTGCTCACCGAGCCGCTCGCGCCCCGGGTGCAGCAGACGGCTCAGGACGCCGGTCTCCTGGTGAACGCGCCCGCCCCCGATGTCGTACGGCTGATGCCGCCGCTGAACGTGAGCGACGACGAGGTGGACGTGTTCCTGCGGGCCCTGCCCGGCGTCCTCGACCAGGCCCGAGACGCCGACGTGGACGGAGCATCCTGAGGAATGGGACGACGACGATGAGTCAGGCGCAGGACCACGAGCACGCGGGGCCCGCGGTCCCGCAGACCCGCACCGCACGCCACCGCCGGATCGTGGACATCCTCAACCGGCAACCGGTGCGTTCGCAGAGCCAGTTGGCCAAGCTTCTTGCCGACGACGGGCTGAACGTCACTCAGGCGACGCTCTCCCGGGACCTGGACGAGCTGAACGCGGTGAAGATCCGCAACAACGACGGCGACCTGATCTACGCGGTGCCGAGTGAGGGGGGTTTCCGTACGCCTCGCGCGCCGCTGGGGGAGTCGGCGAAGGAGGAGCGGATGCGGAGGCTGTCCTCGGAGCTGTTGATCTCCGCGGAGGCTTCGGCGAATCTCGTGGTGCTGCGGACCCCTCCGGGGGCTGCGCAGTTTCTTGCCTCGGCGATCGACCAGGCGGAGTTGCAGGACATTCTCGGGACGATCGCCGGGGATGACACGTTGCTGTTGATCAGCCGGAATCCCACGGGTGGGCAGGCGTTGGCCGATCATTTGCTGCGGTTGGCTCAGAATCACCATTGAGGTTGCGCTTCGGGGGCGGGTGCGGGTGCGCTGTGGCTTGTCGCGCAGTTCCCCGCGCCCCTAAAAGCTTGCCCCGGCCCAGGCCGATTGCCAGGCCGTCCGCGCTGCTGAAAACTCGCCTCGGCCCAAGCCGATTGCCAGGCCGTCCGCGCTGCTGAAAACTCGCCCCGGCCCAGGCCGATTGACAGGATGCCCGCGCCTCTGAAAATCCGCCCCGGCCCAAGCCGCTTGCCAGGATGCCCGCGCCCCTGAAAGCCCGGCCGACCGCGTGTCTGAAGGTGACCGCGCCTCAGCCCAAGCCGCTTGCCAGGCCCGCCCCTGTGTCTGAAGAGGTGATTTCGCCCCGGCCCAAGCCGCTTGACAGGCCCGACCGCACGCCTGAAGAGGGGGCTCCTCCTCAGCCCAGCCTGTTGGCCAGGCCTCCCGTGCATCTGACCTCGTCGCCTGCCGTGATCAGTAGGGCCTCGACGTCCGGTAGGGATTCCAGCCAGGTCAGGGCCTGGCGGGAGCCCATGGCGAAGGCGGCTGTGGCCCAGGCGTCGGCCCAGGTGATGCGGGGGCCCACGACGGTCACGGCGACCAGGTCGGTGACCGCGGAGCGGCCGGTGCGGGGGTCCACGATGTGGGTGCCGCGCTCGGCGGAGCCGGAGGTGGCCACGGCCAGCTCGTCGACACCGGCCGCGGAGACCACGGCGGCCAGACCGCCGGGCCGCAGCGGATCGGAGACGCCGACCCGCCAGGGCCGGTGCGGCCCCGGCACGCCGTACATCTGCACGTCGCCGCCGCCGTTCACGCTGACGCCGCTCGCCCCGGCCGCGACGAGATGCCGGGCCACGCGCTCGACGGCCCAGCCCTTCACCATGCCGGTCGGGTCGATGAGACCCGCGTATCTCGTACTGAACCAACCGTCGCTCAACCGCTCGGCCTCGGCGCACAGTTCGAGCACCTCGGCGACCTCCGGGTCGCAACCGTCGACGGTCAGTTCGCCGCGCGCCAGCCGGGAGATCTGGCTGTCCTCGCGGTAGGTGCTGAACACCCTGTCCACCGCGTGGAGTTGGGCCACGGCCTCCGCCAACGCGGCCTGTACGGCCTCGGGTTCACCGCCCCGTACGTCGAAGGAGAAGACCGTGCCCATCACCTCCTCCGCGTGACGCACCGCTACGGGCGCCTCGGCGGGTTCGGTGGGTTCGGCCAGATCGGCCGGCTCGGTCGGTTCAGCCACCGGCCTGGTCCAGGGCCGACTGCAGGGACTCCTTGTAGCCGCCGCTGGTGTACGTGGCGCCGGACACGGCGTCGATGTCGGCGCTGCCCGCCGCGACCGCGGCCTGGTTGAGCTTGGGCACCGCGTCACCGCTGATCTGGCTGCTGCGTCCGCCGCTGGGCGACTGCACCGCCTCGGCCTTGGTGATCTTCCCGCCGGTGACGGTGATCCGGACCTGCACGGGGCCGTAGTCGGTCTCGACGGCCGTGCCCGTGAGGGTCTTCGCCTGGGCGGCACCCCCGCCGCCGGTGGACCCGCTCGCGTCGGCCGAGCCGCCTCCGCCGCCCGAGCCACCGCCGGTCGCCGCGGACGAGCCCGCCTTGTCGAGGGCCGACTGCAGGGACTTCTTGTAGCCGCCGCTCGTGTAGGTGGCACCCGAGACCGCGTCGATGTCGGCGCTGCCCGCCTGGATCGCCGCCTGGTTGAGCTTGGGCACCGAGTTGGTGCTGACCTCGGTACTGCGCCCGCCGCTGGGTGCCTGGACGGCGGCGGCCGAGGTGATCTTCCCGCCGCTCATGGTGACCCGGACCTGGACATTGCCGTACTCGGTCTTGACGACGTCACCGGTGAGGGTCTGGTCACCGTTGCCCGCGGCCTGCACGCCTCCGGATCCCTGGGGCGCGACCGACTGCTGCCCTTGTGGCGTGCCCTCGGCCGACGCGGCCGCCGGGTCCGAGGAGGGCTTCAGCGTCAGCAGCAGCACGATCCCGGACACCGTGGCGGCACCGGCCAGCACGATTCGTCGCAGGGGGTGGCTCTTCTTCATCGGTGCGGACTCCCGTTCGTCACAGCTCGAAGGACTCGTGGTGGATGCGGCGGGCCGGTACGCCCGCGCCGCGCAGTGCGGTGTACGCGCCCTCGGCGAAGCCGGGAGGCCCGCACAGGAACACGTCGTGCTCGTCGATGTCGGGCAGCTTCCGGCGCAGCGTCTCCGGATTGATGTCCGGGCGCTCCCCGTCGGGGCTGTTCACGGCGTACATCAGGCGGGCGCCGCGCTCGTCGGCGATCGCCGACAACTCGTCCCACAGCGCCAGGTCCTGCGTGCTGTTGGCCCGGTACAGCAGAGTGAGGTCGCCGCGCTCGGCCGGCAGCGTCTCGAACAGCGCCCGCATCGGGGTGATCCCCACTCCGCCGGCCATCAGCAGCACCTTGCCGCGGCTGCGCCGGGACGCGGTCATCGCGCCGTACGGGCCCTCGGCCCACACCCGCGTGCCCCGCTTGAGCCCCTTCAGCGCGGTGCTGTGGTCGCCGAGCGCCTTGACCGTGATCCTCAGCAGACCGGGCCTGGGCGCCGCCGACAGCGAGTACGGGTGCGAACTGAGCCGCATGCCCGGTGCCAGGAACCGCCAGCGGAAGAACTGCCCCGGCTCGGCGCCGATGCGGTGCAGCCGCTTCCCGCTGATCAGGACGGAGACGATGCCGGGCGCCTCCTCGACGACCTCCTCGACCCGCATCCGGTGCCGCAGGTTCAGCCGGATCGGCGTGATCACCCGGTACCAGATCACCAGCGCGGTCACGGTCCCGTACAGCGCGTACCAGGCCGTCGTGGCGGCGGGCTCGACCGCGAAGTCGTTGCCGGTGGACAGCTGGTGCCAGAACGACAGGTACACGGCCACGTACGTGAGCAGGTGGATGTGGTACCAGGTGTCG is drawn from Streptomyces liliifuscus and contains these coding sequences:
- the argJ gene encoding bifunctional glutamate N-acetyltransferase/amino-acid acetyltransferase ArgJ, whose protein sequence is MSVTAAKGFTASGIAAGIKENGNPDLALVVNNGPELAAAGVFTSNRVKAAPVLWSEQVLKGGLVSAVILNSGGANACTGPKGFQDTHATAEKVAEVLGQNAGEVAVASTGLIGLLLPMDKLLPGVEQAAAQLSEHGGEKAAIAIKTTDSVHKTSVVTGTGWTVGGMAKGAGMLAPGLATMLVVLTTDAAVESDALDRALRAATRTTFDRVDSDGCMSTNDTVLLLASGASQVTPDETEFAEAVRKVCDDLGQQLIRDAEGASKDIKVEVVNAASEDDAVEVGRSIARNNLLKCAIHGEDPNWGRVLSAIGTTRAAFEPDQLNVAINGVWVCKNGGVGEDRDKVDMRYREVHIVADLAAGTETATIWTNDLTADYVHENSAYSS
- the argB gene encoding acetylglutamate kinase, with the translated sequence MSTTRKHTALPKAQILIEALPWLTRHNGRTVVIKFGGNAMIDEDLKAAFAQDVVFLRQAGLKPVVVHGGGPQISAALDRHGIVSEFKAGLRVTTEDAMDVVRMVLAGQVQRELVGLLNQHGPLAVGLTGEDAHTITATRHQPEIDGELVDIGRVGEITAIDTGAIEALLADGRIPVVSSIARSQDDGHVYNVNADTAAAALAAALGAETLMVLTDVEGLYEDWPNSDEVISRLTARELEKLLPELASGMVPKMEGCLHAVRNGVNTARVIDGRVQHSILLEIFTDEGIGTMVVPDTEASSRQAPSRKAPNAHEPHGQEPISHEPNRHEGDAV
- a CDS encoding acetylornithine transaminase, producing the protein MTANEQLTQRWQGALMDNYGTPRLPLVRGAGTKLWDADGKEYLDFVGGIAVNALGHGHPAIVEAVSRQIASLGHVSNLFVAEPPVALAERLLQLFGREGRVYFCNSGAEANEGAFKIGRLTGRGHMVATDGGFHGRTMGALALTGQPGKREPFLPLPGDVTHVPYGDPQALAAAVTEDTALVVIEPVQGENGVVVPPPGYLKAARAITAATGTLLVLDEVQTGVGRTGHWFEYQAHEGVLPDIVTLAKGLGGGLPLGATVAFGRAAQLLKPGHHGTTFGGNPVACAAGLAVLDTIEAEGLLENVKRTSEKLRDGIEALGHPLIGHVRGAGLLLGIVLTEPLAPRVQQTAQDAGLLVNAPAPDVVRLMPPLNVSDDEVDVFLRALPGVLDQARDADVDGAS
- a CDS encoding arginine repressor; translated protein: MSQAQDHEHAGPAVPQTRTARHRRIVDILNRQPVRSQSQLAKLLADDGLNVTQATLSRDLDELNAVKIRNNDGDLIYAVPSEGGFRTPRAPLGESAKEERMRRLSSELLISAEASANLVVLRTPPGAAQFLASAIDQAELQDILGTIAGDDTLLLISRNPTGGQALADHLLRLAQNHH
- a CDS encoding FAD:protein FMN transferase, with amino-acid sequence MGTVFSFDVRGGEPEAVQAALAEAVAQLHAVDRVFSTYREDSQISRLARGELTVDGCDPEVAEVLELCAEAERLSDGWFSTRYAGLIDPTGMVKGWAVERVARHLVAAGASGVSVNGGGDVQMYGVPGPHRPWRVGVSDPLRPGGLAAVVSAAGVDELAVATSGSAERGTHIVDPRTGRSAVTDLVAVTVVGPRITWADAWATAAFAMGSRQALTWLESLPDVEALLITAGDEVRCTGGLANRLG
- a CDS encoding FMN-binding protein, with translation MKKSHPLRRIVLAGAATVSGIVLLLTLKPSSDPAAASAEGTPQGQQSVAPQGSGGVQAAGNGDQTLTGDVVKTEYGNVQVRVTMSGGKITSAAAVQAPSGGRSTEVSTNSVPKLNQAAIQAGSADIDAVSGATYTSGGYKKSLQSALDKAGSSAATGGGSGGGGGSADASGSTGGGGAAQAKTLTGTAVETDYGPVQVRITVTGGKITKAEAVQSPSGGRSSQISGDAVPKLNQAAVAAGSADIDAVSGATYTSGGYKESLQSALDQAGG
- a CDS encoding ferredoxin reductase family protein → MRRIRPRRSPAIPLLIAVWAGAAGVIWLWWSNTPSIADDKGRILNAGRITGLLAGYLMALVVLQMARVPALERRVGSDRVARWHAMSGRYMLCLTLAHIGLTMYGYALQANTGVVDQTIESVKTLPDMGKAAIGTGVLLFIGLISVGGLRKRIPYDTWYHIHLLTYVAVYLSFWHQLSTGNDFAVEPAATTAWYALYGTVTALVIWYRVITPIRLNLRHRMRVEEVVEEAPGIVSVLISGKRLHRIGAEPGQFFRWRFLAPGMRLSSHPYSLSAAPRPGLLRITVKALGDHSTALKGLKRGTRVWAEGPYGAMTASRRSRGKVLLMAGGVGITPMRALFETLPAERGDLTLLYRANSTQDLALWDELSAIADERGARLMYAVNSPDGERPDINPETLRRKLPDIDEHDVFLCGPPGFAEGAYTALRGAGVPARRIHHESFEL